A region from the Halosolutus gelatinilyticus genome encodes:
- the lipA gene encoding lipoyl synthase: MSTARKPDWLKMRPPSGREFTDIRETLRERNLHTVCEEANCPNLGECWSGGANTGGEGGTATFMLMGDRCSRACNFCDVETGGMEPLDPDEPENVAAAVAEIGLDYVVLTSVDRDDLPDQGAGHFAETIREIKDRHPGILVEVLIPDFRGEERLVRKIVDADPDVIAHNVETVERLQFPVRDRRAGYEQSLSVLEQVDRESDIYTKTSIMLGHGEYDHEVYQTLADCRERGVDVVTLGQYLRPSRSHLEVKRYDHPDKYETWRRVAEEELGFLYCASGPMVRSSYKAGELFVDAVLREGKSVEEARREARPQTTES; encoded by the coding sequence ATGAGCACCGCTCGCAAGCCCGACTGGCTGAAGATGCGACCGCCGTCGGGCCGGGAGTTCACCGACATCCGGGAGACGCTCCGGGAACGGAACCTCCACACCGTCTGCGAGGAGGCTAACTGTCCCAACCTGGGCGAATGCTGGTCGGGAGGGGCGAACACCGGCGGCGAGGGCGGGACGGCCACGTTCATGCTGATGGGTGATCGCTGCTCGCGCGCCTGTAACTTCTGCGACGTCGAGACCGGCGGCATGGAGCCGCTCGATCCCGACGAACCCGAAAACGTCGCCGCGGCCGTCGCCGAAATCGGCCTCGACTACGTGGTCCTGACGAGCGTCGATCGGGATGACCTGCCCGACCAGGGCGCGGGTCACTTCGCCGAGACGATCCGGGAGATCAAGGACCGTCACCCGGGCATCCTCGTCGAAGTGCTCATCCCCGACTTTCGGGGCGAAGAACGGCTCGTTCGGAAGATCGTCGACGCCGATCCCGACGTGATCGCACACAACGTCGAAACCGTCGAGCGTCTGCAGTTTCCCGTCCGCGATCGGCGCGCGGGCTACGAGCAGTCGCTGTCGGTGCTCGAGCAGGTCGATCGGGAATCGGACATCTACACGAAAACCTCGATCATGCTCGGTCACGGCGAGTACGACCACGAGGTCTACCAGACCCTGGCCGACTGCCGCGAACGCGGCGTCGACGTCGTGACGCTGGGACAGTACCTGCGCCCGTCGCGGAGCCACCTCGAGGTGAAGCGGTACGACCACCCGGATAAGTACGAGACGTGGCGCCGGGTCGCCGAGGAGGAACTCGGCTTCCTCTACTGCGCCAGCGGGCCGATGGTCCGATCGTCGTACAAGGCGGGCGAGCTGTTCGT
- a CDS encoding MATE family efflux transporter: MFDLDRDEITSGPIAKTLVILAGPLLVQNLVQVLQQVIDTLWLGRHSLEGVAAVGVTFPIIGLLAAVAVGAGVGTQVLVSQRVGADESASGRRAAVNGIGVGLIAGSIVGLVVWALAGRIVGIFGASEVVTRYAAAYLATFALAVPLTSASEAIESSFIGWGDTRAALYINALSVAVNLVLDPFLIFGWWVFPGLGVAGAALATAIGYGFGLALGIGMAVRGRDGFVITRADCELALDDCREIVDIGWPTAGQYVTSQSARVGMVWLVALVGGATGLAAYTIGARVATISFVPAIGLQQAAQSMIGQNLGAELPDRARRTTWIGVVMASVGLTVIGAVQWAIPGILSALFVPDATTAELAAATEYLRILAYGYWAIGAMYLLQAGFNGARRTRTSLIATLLQYWIVRIPIAAAGAFVLNMGVTGVFWGVTLSNVAAAIGLGCYYRLETSGGMNERAAKTAAAEAAD; the protein is encoded by the coding sequence ATGTTCGATCTGGATCGCGACGAGATCACGAGCGGCCCTATCGCGAAGACGCTCGTGATCCTGGCCGGCCCGTTGCTCGTGCAGAACCTCGTCCAGGTTCTGCAGCAGGTAATCGATACGCTCTGGCTCGGTCGCCACAGCCTGGAGGGAGTCGCCGCGGTCGGGGTGACGTTTCCGATCATCGGACTGCTGGCCGCCGTCGCGGTCGGCGCCGGCGTCGGCACCCAGGTGCTCGTCTCCCAGCGCGTCGGCGCCGACGAATCCGCGAGCGGCCGCCGCGCCGCTGTCAACGGCATCGGCGTCGGCCTGATCGCCGGATCGATCGTCGGCCTCGTCGTCTGGGCGCTCGCGGGCCGGATCGTCGGCATCTTCGGCGCGAGCGAGGTCGTCACCCGATACGCCGCCGCGTACCTCGCGACGTTCGCGCTCGCGGTTCCGCTGACGAGCGCGAGCGAAGCTATCGAGTCGAGTTTTATCGGCTGGGGCGACACCCGGGCGGCCCTGTACATCAACGCCCTGTCGGTCGCGGTGAACCTCGTGCTCGATCCGTTCCTGATCTTCGGCTGGTGGGTGTTTCCCGGACTCGGGGTCGCGGGGGCCGCGCTGGCGACGGCGATCGGCTACGGCTTCGGTCTCGCGCTCGGAATCGGCATGGCGGTGCGCGGCCGCGACGGGTTCGTCATCACGCGAGCGGACTGCGAACTCGCGCTCGACGACTGTCGGGAGATCGTCGACATCGGCTGGCCGACAGCCGGACAGTACGTTACGAGCCAGTCCGCGCGCGTCGGGATGGTCTGGCTCGTCGCCCTCGTCGGGGGTGCGACGGGGCTGGCGGCGTACACGATCGGCGCCCGCGTGGCGACCATCTCGTTCGTCCCGGCGATCGGGCTCCAGCAGGCCGCCCAGAGCATGATCGGCCAGAACCTCGGGGCGGAACTGCCCGACCGAGCGCGGCGAACGACGTGGATCGGCGTCGTCATGGCCAGCGTCGGGCTGACGGTCATCGGCGCGGTCCAGTGGGCGATCCCCGGCATCCTGTCGGCGCTGTTCGTTCCCGACGCGACGACGGCGGAACTCGCGGCCGCGACGGAGTACCTGCGGATTCTCGCGTACGGCTACTGGGCGATCGGCGCGATGTACCTCCTGCAGGCCGGGTTCAACGGCGCGCGGCGAACCCGGACGAGCCTGATCGCCACGCTGTTGCAGTACTGGATCGTCCGCATCCCGATCGCGGCGGCCGGCGCGTTCGTCCTGAACATGGGCGTCACCGGCGTCTTCTGGGGCGTCACCCTTTCGAACGTCGCCGCCGCGATCGGCCTCGGGTGCTACTACCGGCTCGAGACGAGCGGCGGAATGAACGAACGCGCCGCGAAGACCGCCGCCGCGGAGGCCGCGGACTGA
- a CDS encoding PH domain-containing protein, whose protein sequence is MPPATADWLHLSDDEAIVWDRRPHPIAMGAGLPIGVGLLFVGLVLAGWSLANGVDYLPAVGTVIALGGLAIVGARWLVWTNTRYVITSDELYKKRGVVSRDVTQFRLDRVQNTSLQQSALGRLLGYGDLTVYTAGSGEPELTFELVPNPGRAANVLDDQLGATTGNPPV, encoded by the coding sequence ATGCCCCCGGCGACGGCCGACTGGCTGCACCTCTCCGACGACGAGGCGATCGTCTGGGACCGGCGTCCCCACCCGATCGCGATGGGCGCCGGCCTGCCGATCGGCGTCGGACTGCTGTTCGTCGGCCTCGTGCTCGCCGGCTGGAGCCTCGCGAACGGCGTCGACTACCTTCCCGCGGTCGGCACCGTCATCGCACTCGGCGGACTGGCGATCGTCGGCGCGCGCTGGCTCGTCTGGACGAACACGCGGTACGTGATCACCTCCGACGAACTGTACAAGAAACGCGGCGTCGTCTCGCGCGACGTCACGCAGTTTCGCCTCGATCGCGTCCAGAACACCAGCCTTCAGCAGTCCGCGCTCGGCCGCCTGCTGGGCTACGGCGACCTGACCGTCTACACCGCCGGCTCCGGCGAACCGGAGTTGACGTTCGAACTCGTTCCGAACCCCGGCCGGGCCGCGAACGTGCTCGACGACCAACTCGGCGCGACGACCGGAAATCCACCGGTCTGA
- a CDS encoding DEAD/DEAH box helicase encodes MEVAEVLPEFADAFAFEEFNRMQREALPALLEREENVVASAPTASGKTALAELAICKALADGGTALFIAPLRALTNEKEDDWDRFEDLDYSVYVVTGERDLNPRRARHADILVMTPEKLDSATRKHDSRRYDFVTDVDVCVIDEVHLLDADRRGSVLEVTISRLRRLCDPRIVALSATMPNVDDVAAWLDAPAETTFEFGEEYRPVDLNAGVKTYTHGENSFADKYRRLYRALDLAEPHLRDDGQALVFVSSRQDTVQAAKKARDEIAERDLQIGPRGDYDFHAESKEALENDTLRKSVLDGVAFHHAGLSKNDRDLVEEWFKEGRIELLFSTSTLAWGVNLPARCVIIRDTKLHDPLEGEVDMSPLDVLQMLGRAGRPGYDDVGYGWVVCDAAEADKYRRLLRDGKEIESRLAESLETHLNAEIAMGTITDLDDVMDWLETTFYYVRGQSRPEEYDFPNLRSRVRDCLEELVDRGFVEMGEDLSIEATPRGMLASKYYLRLATAARFAELCDRVASETPRASKTERRSRKEGMPLRTADILEAVATAQEFDSVSARQSERDAISAVLVGQETGDLDAGERKVLAILRSGSNGSIPPDLRSDAWVIQQNATRLVSALGAFLDRFAGPHAANLARRVEARIENGVAADAVGLTAIDGVAAGRASKLSKEGLSAPGDVVDAGIDGLVAAGLSEGVAERVYESAQSLPSVEIDWGAFPDSIGHGENEVREVTVRNVGEPSRAGIRVTVNGVEMTGTNTYLRDADTVPVGVFGADADELEFAVSVAFPEEPLVPIEETRTVRVTGR; translated from the coding sequence ATGGAGGTCGCCGAGGTTCTCCCCGAATTCGCTGACGCCTTCGCCTTCGAGGAGTTCAACCGGATGCAACGAGAGGCGCTGCCGGCGCTGCTCGAGCGCGAGGAGAACGTGGTCGCGAGCGCGCCGACGGCGTCGGGCAAGACGGCGCTCGCGGAACTGGCGATCTGCAAGGCGCTCGCCGACGGCGGCACCGCGCTGTTTATCGCGCCGCTGCGAGCCCTGACAAACGAGAAAGAAGACGACTGGGACCGCTTCGAGGACCTGGACTACTCGGTGTACGTCGTCACCGGCGAGCGGGACCTGAACCCGCGGCGCGCGCGGCACGCGGACATCCTGGTGATGACCCCCGAGAAACTCGACTCGGCGACGCGCAAGCACGACTCGCGCCGGTACGACTTCGTCACCGACGTCGACGTCTGCGTCATCGACGAGGTCCACCTGCTGGACGCCGATCGGCGCGGCTCCGTGCTCGAAGTGACGATCTCGCGGCTGCGGCGGCTCTGCGATCCCCGGATCGTCGCCCTCTCGGCGACGATGCCGAACGTCGACGACGTGGCCGCGTGGCTCGACGCTCCCGCGGAGACAACCTTCGAGTTCGGCGAGGAGTACCGCCCGGTCGACCTGAACGCCGGGGTCAAGACCTACACCCACGGCGAGAACTCCTTTGCGGACAAGTACCGGCGGCTGTACCGGGCGCTCGACCTCGCCGAGCCGCACCTCCGGGACGACGGCCAGGCGCTCGTGTTCGTCTCCTCGCGACAGGACACCGTGCAGGCGGCCAAGAAGGCCAGAGACGAGATCGCCGAGCGCGACCTGCAGATCGGTCCGCGGGGCGACTACGACTTCCACGCCGAGTCGAAGGAGGCGCTGGAGAACGACACGCTCCGCAAGTCGGTGCTTGACGGGGTCGCCTTCCACCACGCGGGGCTCTCGAAGAACGATCGCGACCTCGTCGAGGAGTGGTTCAAGGAGGGACGGATCGAACTCCTGTTCTCGACGTCGACGCTCGCCTGGGGGGTCAACCTCCCGGCCCGCTGCGTGATCATCCGCGATACGAAGCTCCACGACCCGCTCGAGGGCGAGGTCGATATGAGCCCGCTCGACGTGCTGCAGATGCTCGGGCGGGCGGGCCGACCCGGCTACGACGACGTCGGCTACGGCTGGGTCGTCTGCGACGCCGCGGAGGCCGACAAGTACCGCCGCCTGCTCCGGGACGGCAAGGAGATCGAGTCGCGGCTGGCCGAGAGCCTCGAAACCCACCTCAACGCCGAGATCGCGATGGGAACGATCACCGATCTGGACGACGTGATGGACTGGCTCGAGACGACCTTCTACTACGTTCGAGGCCAGTCGAGGCCGGAGGAGTACGACTTCCCGAACCTCCGGAGCCGCGTGCGAGACTGTCTCGAAGAACTGGTCGATCGGGGCTTCGTCGAGATGGGCGAGGACCTGTCGATCGAGGCGACGCCGCGGGGGATGCTAGCCTCGAAGTACTACCTGCGACTCGCGACGGCGGCCCGCTTTGCGGAACTGTGCGATCGGGTTGCGAGCGAGACGCCACGCGCTTCGAAGACCGAGCGACGAAGCCGCAAGGAGGGAATGCCGCTCCGAACGGCCGACATCCTCGAAGCCGTCGCGACCGCCCAGGAGTTCGACTCCGTCTCGGCGCGACAGTCCGAGCGCGACGCGATCAGCGCGGTGCTCGTCGGCCAGGAGACGGGCGACCTCGACGCGGGCGAGCGGAAGGTGCTCGCGATCCTCAGGAGCGGCTCGAACGGCTCGATCCCGCCGGATCTGCGCAGCGACGCCTGGGTGATCCAGCAGAACGCGACGCGACTCGTCTCGGCGCTGGGCGCGTTCCTCGATCGATTCGCGGGCCCGCACGCGGCGAACCTCGCTCGTCGGGTCGAAGCCCGGATCGAAAACGGCGTGGCCGCGGACGCGGTCGGACTCACGGCGATCGACGGGGTCGCGGCGGGTCGGGCGAGCAAACTCTCGAAAGAGGGACTCTCGGCGCCCGGCGATGTCGTCGACGCCGGGATCGACGGACTGGTCGCGGCCGGGCTCTCCGAGGGGGTCGCCGAACGCGTCTACGAGAGCGCCCAATCGCTCCCGTCGGTCGAGATCGACTGGGGCGCGTTTCCCGACTCGATCGGCCACGGAGAGAACGAAGTTCGCGAGGTGACGGTCCGGAACGTCGGCGAACCCTCGCGGGCCGGCATCCGCGTCACCGTGAACGGGGTCGAGATGACCGGGACGAACACCTACCTGCGGGACGCGGACACCGTTCCGGTCGGCGTCTTCGGCGCCGACGCGGACGAACTCGAGTTCGCGGTGAGCGTCGCCTTCCCCGAGGAGCCGCTGGTGCCGATCGAGGAGACCCGGACGGTCCGGGTGACCGGCCGCTAG
- a CDS encoding HAD family hydrolase → MTAVLFDMDGVIVNSEDYWVELEREELLPAAVPDADVDVAEVTGMNFREIYDYLDSEYETAIDREEWIDRFEVAAAEIYTERVDLLDEFHQLLADLRERDVRVAIVSSSPHSWIDMVRDRFDLEGEFDEVISADEIDAASKPAPDVYEYAADRVGLPAEECIAVEDSENGIEAAARAGTIVVAYRIDAHGDIDLSPADEVVDSADELRRTVLELTA, encoded by the coding sequence ATGACTGCCGTGTTGTTCGATATGGACGGCGTGATCGTCAACAGCGAGGACTACTGGGTCGAACTCGAGCGCGAAGAGTTGCTGCCGGCGGCGGTACCGGACGCGGACGTCGACGTCGCGGAGGTGACCGGGATGAACTTCCGCGAGATCTACGACTACCTCGATTCGGAGTACGAGACGGCGATCGATCGGGAGGAGTGGATCGATCGGTTCGAAGTCGCAGCGGCGGAGATCTATACCGAGCGGGTCGACCTCCTCGACGAGTTCCACCAGTTGCTCGCCGACCTCCGGGAGCGAGACGTCCGGGTGGCGATCGTCTCCTCGTCGCCGCACAGTTGGATCGACATGGTTCGCGATCGATTCGACCTGGAAGGCGAGTTCGACGAGGTGATCAGCGCCGACGAGATCGACGCCGCGAGCAAGCCGGCGCCGGACGTCTACGAGTACGCCGCCGATCGCGTCGGGCTTCCCGCCGAGGAGTGCATCGCGGTCGAGGATTCGGAGAACGGGATCGAGGCGGCCGCGCGAGCGGGAACGATCGTCGTCGCCTACCGGATCGACGCCCACGGCGACATCGATCTCTCGCCGGCCGACGAGGTGGTCGACTCCGCCGACGAACTGCGACGGACGGTGCTCGAACTGACGGCGTAA
- a CDS encoding DJ-1/PfpI family protein, with protein sequence MPDITAEIVLFDGFDELDAIGPYEVLENGAQAGASIETRLVTLEAVDLVTASHGLRVEPDGTLGEPDLLLVPGGGWTTANAGVRAAVEDGVLPEAVDDRYADGATVASVCTGAMVLAEAGLLQGRPATTHRVAIDDLEAHAANVVEERVVDGAATAASPERASGHADDGDVLTAGGVTAGLDLALWLLEREFGDEISSAVEEEMEYERRGGVFG encoded by the coding sequence ATGCCGGACATCACCGCGGAAATCGTCCTGTTCGACGGCTTCGACGAACTCGACGCGATCGGCCCCTACGAGGTCCTGGAGAACGGCGCGCAGGCAGGCGCGTCGATCGAGACGCGGCTGGTCACGCTCGAGGCAGTTGACCTCGTGACGGCGAGCCACGGGCTTCGGGTGGAACCGGACGGCACCCTCGGCGAGCCGGACCTGCTGCTCGTGCCGGGCGGTGGCTGGACGACCGCCAACGCCGGGGTTCGGGCCGCCGTCGAGGACGGCGTCCTCCCGGAGGCCGTCGACGATCGGTACGCCGACGGCGCGACGGTCGCCTCAGTCTGTACGGGGGCGATGGTCCTCGCGGAGGCCGGTCTGCTGCAGGGGCGCCCGGCGACGACGCACCGGGTCGCGATCGACGACCTCGAGGCCCACGCGGCGAACGTGGTCGAGGAACGCGTCGTCGACGGGGCGGCTACCGCCGCCAGTCCAGAGCGTGCCAGCGGGCACGCGGACGACGGCGACGTGCTCACCGCGGGCGGCGTCACCGCCGGGCTCGATCTGGCGCTGTGGCTGCTCGAACGCGAGTTCGGCGACGAGATTTCGAGCGCCGTCGAGGAAGAGATGGAATACGAACGCCGTGGTGGTGTGTTCGGGTAG
- a CDS encoding molybdopterin-dependent oxidoreductase, translated as MTPRLSRLATAHGTWRAVTATIAAVAAVAGSYAYAGRTPAFVGAPASAFVVETMPAVIVNTTLELLGPLAQPASLVLALGLATGLLAAAILTCLEIEVLADLRYLGAALSIGIVWLVTAALTDATAAALAAAAPAGVVVGVVEYAAAHDPLSVRRDRNVDRTKRATLQAGFGVLSFAGLAAVLGRRRTPDSSVPFLGGGSQPPIGERALLERARRAAFGLPDAPGLVSEIGAFYTVDINTIDPIVERDGWQLSITGDVDAELTIGYDDLREREAEQFYSTLRCVGEDLNDREMDTAVWTGVPVADLLEEAGSNAEYAVARADDGFWNTIRREELERSYLVYGMNGRVLPREHGHPVRLLVPGNWGEVNVKWLTEIELTDEDVDGYWEERDWDGTGEVETVAKLWSVDRGDDGRVTVGGHAYAGLAGVDRVEVSIDGGDSWTDAELSPELEADDAWRQWRHAFEPTADSHEVVVRAIDGDGTVQTDEPSGPKPDGATGWVSRTIEA; from the coding sequence ATGACACCAAGACTGTCTCGACTCGCGACCGCACACGGGACGTGGCGAGCCGTCACGGCGACGATCGCCGCCGTCGCCGCCGTCGCCGGGTCGTACGCGTACGCCGGCCGTACGCCGGCGTTCGTCGGCGCTCCGGCGTCGGCGTTCGTCGTCGAGACCATGCCCGCCGTGATCGTCAATACGACCCTGGAACTGCTCGGACCGCTGGCCCAGCCGGCGAGTTTGGTGCTCGCACTCGGACTCGCGACGGGGCTGCTGGCCGCGGCGATCCTGACCTGCCTCGAGATCGAGGTCCTCGCGGACCTGCGGTATCTCGGGGCTGCGCTGTCGATCGGAATCGTCTGGCTCGTCACCGCGGCGCTGACGGATGCGACCGCGGCTGCCCTCGCCGCCGCGGCGCCCGCCGGGGTCGTGGTCGGCGTCGTCGAGTACGCCGCGGCTCACGATCCGCTGAGCGTTCGTCGGGACCGGAACGTCGATCGAACGAAGCGGGCGACCCTCCAGGCCGGCTTCGGCGTGCTCTCGTTCGCCGGCCTCGCCGCGGTCCTGGGGCGACGGCGGACGCCCGATTCGAGCGTCCCCTTCCTCGGCGGCGGCAGCCAGCCGCCGATCGGCGAGCGCGCGTTGCTCGAACGGGCCCGACGGGCCGCTTTCGGCCTGCCCGACGCCCCGGGCCTGGTAAGCGAGATCGGCGCGTTCTACACCGTCGACATCAACACGATCGACCCGATCGTCGAGCGCGACGGGTGGCAGCTCTCGATCACCGGCGACGTCGACGCGGAGTTGACGATCGGCTACGACGACCTCCGGGAGCGCGAGGCGGAGCAGTTTTACAGCACGCTGCGCTGCGTCGGCGAAGACCTCAACGACCGCGAGATGGACACTGCCGTCTGGACCGGAGTTCCGGTCGCCGACCTCCTCGAAGAAGCCGGATCGAACGCCGAGTACGCCGTCGCGCGCGCTGACGATGGGTTCTGGAACACCATCAGGCGCGAGGAACTCGAGCGATCGTATCTCGTCTACGGGATGAACGGCCGCGTGCTCCCCAGGGAGCACGGTCACCCCGTACGACTGCTCGTCCCCGGCAACTGGGGCGAGGTGAACGTCAAGTGGCTCACCGAGATCGAACTCACCGACGAGGACGTCGACGGCTACTGGGAGGAACGAGACTGGGACGGCACCGGCGAGGTCGAAACCGTGGCCAAACTCTGGTCGGTCGACCGCGGCGACGACGGTCGGGTCACCGTCGGCGGCCACGCCTACGCCGGCCTGGCCGGCGTCGATCGCGTCGAGGTGTCGATCGACGGCGGCGACAGCTGGACCGACGCGGAGCTCTCGCCCGAGCTCGAGGCGGACGACGCGTGGCGCCAGTGGCGACACGCGTTCGAGCCGACGGCCGACAGCCACGAGGTCGTCGTCCGGGCGATCGACGGCGACGGAACCGTACAGACCGACGAGCCGAGCGGCCCGAAACCCGACGGCGCGACTGGCTGGGTGTCCCGCACGATCGAAGCCTGA
- a CDS encoding DUF2061 domain-containing protein, with protein sequence MDDNSTGTIPESTIDPDAPRPTSDPNTPHPRIDATASESATDADRSITLLARGSRTRALCKALCYRVLMLLTTVGIALGVTGDPSVAIDIGLATTIIKTATYYGYERLWNAV encoded by the coding sequence ATGGACGACAATTCGACCGGAACGATACCCGAATCGACGATCGACCCCGACGCGCCGCGACCGACAAGTGACCCGAATACACCCCACCCAAGGATCGACGCGACGGCCAGCGAATCGGCGACCGACGCCGATCGATCGATCACCCTGCTGGCGCGAGGGAGCCGGACCCGCGCGCTCTGCAAGGCGCTGTGTTACCGCGTGCTGATGCTGCTGACGACGGTCGGAATCGCGCTCGGCGTGACCGGCGATCCGAGCGTCGCGATCGACATCGGCCTCGCGACGACGATCATCAAGACGGCGACGTACTACGGCTACGAGCGGCTCTGGAACGCGGTGTAG
- a CDS encoding ArsR/SmtB family transcription factor, with protein MEKALWYLIAGTRGGENRARIIRVLEDQPRNANQLAEELDVGYNTVRHHLEMLEDHDVVERGGRTYGELYFLTDQFMHHWDEFETITEKLE; from the coding sequence ATGGAGAAGGCGTTGTGGTATCTCATCGCCGGCACGCGCGGCGGTGAGAACAGGGCGCGGATCATCCGGGTGCTCGAGGACCAACCCCGCAACGCCAACCAGCTCGCCGAGGAACTCGACGTCGGCTACAACACCGTTCGCCACCACCTCGAGATGCTCGAGGACCACGACGTCGTCGAGCGTGGCGGGCGGACCTACGGCGAGCTGTACTTCCTCACCGACCAGTTCATGCATCACTGGGACGAGTTCGAGACGATCACGGAGAAACTGGAGTGA
- a CDS encoding DUF91 domain-containing protein: MIDDAIRVLAGDCTVITDGKDREEYRGRVTTIVKPDNTVLVHDIDGYQPVAWLTRADAVSSDRIDGFSLVATKGTQTLRIATHDQDGFAHYPSSAAGTPVGTCLDCGGALVRSSGVHCVGCGDRYGVPTDATIRDEQCDCGLPRMRVERGLAFNVCLDRACESLDDAVREAFDREWDCPESGCDGDLRILRRGGLIAGCERYPDCETGFAIPAGVVDGACACSLPTFETATGTRCLDATCERQIEETIGAAGDD, translated from the coding sequence ATGATCGACGACGCGATTCGCGTGCTCGCGGGCGACTGCACCGTCATCACGGACGGCAAGGATCGCGAGGAGTATCGCGGACGAGTGACGACGATCGTCAAGCCCGACAACACCGTTCTGGTCCACGATATCGACGGCTACCAGCCCGTCGCGTGGCTCACGCGCGCCGACGCCGTCTCGAGCGACCGGATCGACGGCTTCTCGCTCGTCGCGACGAAGGGCACGCAGACGCTCCGGATCGCCACCCACGACCAGGACGGGTTCGCCCACTACCCGAGTTCGGCCGCCGGCACACCCGTCGGCACCTGTCTGGACTGTGGCGGCGCGCTCGTCCGATCGTCCGGCGTCCACTGCGTCGGCTGCGGCGATCGCTACGGCGTCCCGACGGACGCGACGATCCGAGACGAGCAGTGCGACTGCGGACTGCCTCGGATGCGCGTCGAACGTGGCCTCGCGTTCAACGTCTGCCTCGATCGGGCCTGCGAGTCGCTGGACGACGCCGTCCGCGAGGCCTTCGATCGCGAGTGGGACTGCCCCGAATCGGGGTGCGACGGCGACCTCCGGATCCTCCGTCGCGGCGGCCTCATCGCGGGCTGCGAGCGCTATCCTGACTGCGAGACCGGCTTCGCGATCCCCGCCGGGGTCGTCGACGGCGCGTGCGCCTGCAGCCTCCCGACGTTCGAGACCGCGACCGGAACGCGCTGTCTCGACGCCACTTGCGAACGGCAGATCGAGGAGACGATCGGGGCCGCGGGTGACGACTGA
- the endA gene encoding tRNA-intron lyase: MGLEGRFDEEEGVVRVGGDARQRYHDSRGYGYPLEGNEIALAPVEAAHLLFRGDLEAVVADGDRLDFRSFVAREPGAGFGVQFLVYADLRSRGFYLSPAAEPWVADPPTTDFAVFPRGKGPGDGEVEYPLRVIGERTDVPASTLTESVLAVVDEESEITYFEVTGRDPDGTSASSLPENCAADLLADRVVVWEPPLSLYEETFYGQPLEGREYDRPTLQCSLLEAAYLAERGAIDLDPDRVCDRGRDVEGDRFERRLRVYTALRDRGVVPKTGYKFGADFRTYADVASVEELGHSELLVRVHPADYVFEPRDLALDVRLAHGVRKTMVFALVETDRESIEWWSIERLTP, encoded by the coding sequence ATGGGACTCGAGGGGCGATTCGACGAGGAGGAGGGCGTCGTCCGCGTCGGCGGCGACGCGCGCCAGCGCTATCACGACTCGCGGGGCTACGGCTATCCACTCGAGGGCAACGAGATCGCCCTCGCACCCGTCGAGGCGGCCCATCTGCTGTTTCGCGGGGATCTGGAGGCCGTCGTCGCCGACGGCGATCGACTCGACTTCCGATCGTTCGTCGCCCGCGAACCCGGCGCGGGCTTCGGGGTGCAGTTTCTGGTCTACGCCGATCTGCGATCACGGGGATTCTACCTCTCACCGGCGGCGGAGCCGTGGGTCGCGGATCCGCCGACGACGGACTTCGCGGTCTTTCCCCGCGGGAAGGGGCCGGGTGACGGGGAGGTCGAGTACCCCCTGCGGGTCATCGGCGAGCGGACCGACGTGCCCGCGAGCACCCTGACGGAGAGCGTACTCGCCGTCGTCGACGAGGAGAGCGAGATCACCTATTTCGAGGTGACCGGTCGCGACCCTGACGGCACCTCCGCGTCGTCGCTGCCCGAGAATTGCGCGGCCGACCTGTTGGCCGATCGGGTCGTCGTCTGGGAACCGCCGCTCTCGCTGTACGAGGAGACATTCTACGGCCAGCCCCTGGAGGGACGGGAGTACGATCGGCCCACGTTACAGTGTTCGCTGCTCGAGGCCGCTTACCTCGCCGAACGGGGGGCGATCGATCTCGATCCGGACCGGGTTTGCGACCGCGGCCGCGACGTCGAGGGGGACCGATTCGAGCGCCGACTGCGCGTCTACACCGCGTTGCGGGATCGCGGCGTCGTCCCTAAGACGGGCTACAAGTTCGGCGCGGACTTCCGGACCTACGCGGACGTGGCGTCGGTCGAGGAACTCGGTCACTCGGAACTGCTAGTTCGCGTGCACCCGGCGGACTACGTGTTCGAACCTCGCGATCTGGCGCTCGACGTTCGGCTGGCTCACGGGGTCCGGAAGACGATGGTGTTCGCGCTCGTCGAGACGGACCGCGAATCGATCGAGTGGTGGTCGATCGAACGGCTGACGCCCTGA